One Bradyrhizobium zhanjiangense DNA segment encodes these proteins:
- a CDS encoding ABC transporter ATP-binding protein: MADVALRKVVKRYDDVEAVRGIDLDIADHEFIVLVGPSGCGKSTTLRMIAGLEDISDGDIMIGGDVVNDVPPKDRDIAMVFQNYALYPHMTVAENMSFGLRLKHYPKAEIKARVTEAARLLDITDLIDRKPKQLSGGQRQRVAMGRAIVRNPKVFLFDEPLSNLDAKLRVQMRIEIKKVHQKVRTTTVYVTHDQVEAMTLADRVVVMNKGRIEQIGTPNELYHKPATRFVAGFIGSPAMNFIPCRLEDVGGTLQIRLTDRIAFPLPPARAARYNALPRTEKLLLGLRPEHLTESHAHLEPGVETFETVLDVTEPMGMETLVYFGLDGTPVCGRVNPNAGAKDGAPMRLAMDLNNMHLLNEASGVVL; this comes from the coding sequence ATGGCTGACGTTGCTTTGCGGAAGGTAGTTAAACGTTACGACGATGTCGAAGCCGTGCGCGGCATCGACCTCGATATCGCCGATCATGAGTTCATCGTGCTGGTCGGCCCCTCCGGCTGCGGCAAGTCGACCACGCTACGCATGATCGCAGGGCTCGAGGACATCAGCGACGGCGACATCATGATCGGGGGCGACGTCGTCAACGACGTGCCGCCAAAGGACCGCGACATCGCCATGGTGTTCCAGAATTACGCGCTCTACCCGCACATGACGGTCGCGGAGAACATGTCGTTCGGCCTGCGCCTCAAGCACTATCCCAAGGCCGAGATCAAGGCGCGGGTGACCGAAGCCGCCCGGCTTCTCGACATCACCGACCTGATCGACCGCAAGCCGAAACAGCTCTCCGGCGGCCAGCGCCAGCGTGTCGCGATGGGCCGGGCCATCGTGCGCAACCCGAAAGTCTTCCTGTTCGACGAGCCGCTGTCCAATCTCGATGCCAAGCTGCGCGTACAGATGCGGATCGAGATCAAGAAGGTCCACCAGAAGGTGCGCACCACCACGGTCTACGTCACCCACGATCAGGTCGAGGCGATGACGCTGGCCGACCGCGTCGTGGTGATGAACAAGGGCCGCATCGAGCAGATCGGCACGCCGAACGAGCTCTATCACAAGCCGGCGACACGCTTCGTCGCGGGCTTCATCGGCTCGCCCGCGATGAACTTCATCCCGTGCCGGCTCGAGGATGTCGGCGGCACGCTTCAGATCCGTCTCACCGACCGTATCGCTTTCCCGCTGCCGCCGGCCCGCGCCGCACGCTACAACGCTCTGCCGCGCACCGAGAAGCTGCTGCTGGGCCTTCGCCCCGAGCACCTCACCGAGTCGCATGCGCATCTGGAGCCCGGCGTCGAAACCTTCGAGACCGTGCTCGACGTGACCGAACCGATGGGGATGGAGACGCTGGTCTATTTCGGGCTCGACGGCACGCCGGTCTGCGGCCGCGTCAATCCCAATGCCGGCGCCAAGGACGGGGCACCCATGCGTTTGGCGATGGACCTCAACAACATGCACCTGCTAAACGAGGCGTCCGGCGTCGTGTTGTGA
- the glk gene encoding glucokinase, protein MTIGKTGQILLADIGGTNARFALSQAESSDGDPAGPIDYVKVADFPTVREAIVDVLGRQSGGEQPRRAVLAVAGPVTNNRCVMTNSPWVIDGNELQPALGFDSVQVLNDFEVMAWSLPALQPADLIPLGGQDGLPGEPLLVIGPGTGFGVSCLVERHGARLAVVTEAGHATLPAENEREERVIACLRKRLGHVSIERGALSGSGLQSLYEALAEVDGAQVPHRDPAAITKAALEGHCPVSRATLDMFCAILGSVAGNLAVTFGARGGVYIAGGIVPRFPEFLAASAFRARFEAKGRFQDYLRNIPTRLVIKPDASFVGLKMFAEHNPN, encoded by the coding sequence ATGACGATCGGCAAGACAGGACAGATTCTTCTCGCCGATATCGGCGGCACCAACGCGCGCTTCGCGCTGAGCCAGGCCGAATCCAGCGACGGCGATCCGGCCGGACCGATCGACTATGTGAAGGTCGCCGACTTCCCAACCGTCCGGGAGGCCATCGTCGATGTTCTCGGACGCCAGTCCGGCGGCGAGCAGCCCCGAAGAGCCGTGCTGGCGGTGGCGGGCCCCGTGACCAACAATCGCTGCGTCATGACCAACAGTCCCTGGGTCATCGATGGCAACGAGCTGCAACCCGCGCTCGGCTTTGACAGCGTCCAGGTGCTCAACGACTTCGAAGTGATGGCCTGGTCCCTTCCCGCCTTGCAGCCTGCCGACCTGATCCCGCTTGGCGGACAGGATGGCCTGCCCGGAGAGCCGTTGCTGGTGATCGGGCCCGGAACCGGTTTTGGCGTCTCCTGTCTGGTCGAGCGCCATGGCGCACGGCTGGCGGTCGTGACCGAGGCCGGTCACGCCACCCTGCCGGCCGAGAACGAGCGCGAGGAACGCGTGATCGCCTGTCTGCGCAAGCGCCTTGGCCATGTCTCCATCGAGCGCGGCGCGCTCTCGGGTTCCGGCCTGCAAAGCCTCTATGAGGCCCTGGCGGAGGTCGACGGCGCCCAGGTGCCGCATCGCGATCCTGCCGCCATCACCAAAGCCGCGCTGGAGGGCCATTGTCCTGTCAGCCGCGCGACGCTCGACATGTTTTGCGCCATCCTCGGCTCGGTCGCGGGCAATCTCGCAGTGACGTTCGGCGCCCGCGGCGGCGTCTATATCGCCGGCGGAATCGTGCCGCGTTTTCCGGAATTCCTCGCGGCGTCCGCATTCCGGGCACGCTTCGAGGCCAAGGGACGCTTCCAGGATTACTTGCGCAACATCCCGACCAGGCTGGTGATCAAACCTGATGCGAGCTTCGTCGGCCTCAAGATGTTCGCCGAGCACAATCCAAATTGA
- a CDS encoding carbohydrate ABC transporter permease, translating to MSSLAIDKAAPTRKVKYGSMSRDRAWALRWSYFFLVLFAIFFLTPPVYMLITSLKSSAEISAATNPWWVFHPTLSNYVELLTSNQFLRFFWNSSIVAIAVVIITMLISIPAAFALARMKFWGSATLATGVFLTYLIPDSLLFIPLFKMLAVFQDYTGITLLNRWYVLLFIYPTLTVPFCTWIMIGYFASIPKELDEAALIDGASWLQTLTRIFIPVALPGLIAATIFAFTVSWAQFLYPLVFTTSVDQFVLPVGITTTLIKGDVFNWGQIMTGALLGAAPPLIIYAFLMDYYIAGLTAGATKG from the coding sequence ATGAGCTCACTTGCAATCGACAAGGCCGCCCCCACCCGCAAGGTCAAGTATGGCAGCATGAGCCGCGACCGCGCCTGGGCGCTGCGCTGGTCTTATTTCTTCCTCGTGCTGTTTGCGATCTTCTTCCTGACGCCGCCGGTCTACATGCTGATCACCTCGCTCAAGAGCAGTGCGGAGATCTCGGCGGCGACGAACCCCTGGTGGGTGTTCCATCCGACACTGTCGAACTATGTCGAACTCCTGACATCGAACCAGTTTTTGCGCTTCTTCTGGAATTCGTCGATCGTGGCGATCGCGGTCGTGATCATCACGATGCTGATCAGCATCCCCGCGGCCTTCGCGCTGGCGCGGATGAAGTTCTGGGGCTCGGCGACGCTCGCCACGGGCGTCTTCCTCACCTACCTGATCCCGGACAGCCTTTTGTTCATTCCGCTGTTCAAGATGCTCGCGGTCTTTCAGGACTATACGGGCATCACGCTGCTCAACAGATGGTACGTCCTGCTGTTCATCTATCCGACGCTGACCGTGCCGTTCTGCACCTGGATCATGATCGGCTATTTCGCCTCGATCCCGAAGGAGCTCGATGAGGCCGCCCTCATCGACGGTGCCTCCTGGCTCCAGACCCTGACGCGGATCTTCATTCCCGTCGCCCTGCCCGGCCTGATCGCCGCGACGATCTTCGCCTTCACCGTCTCCTGGGCGCAGTTCCTCTATCCCCTGGTGTTCACGACGTCGGTGGACCAGTTCGTGCTGCCTGTCGGCATCACCACCACGCTGATCAAGGGCGACGTGTTCAACTGGGGGCAGATCATGACCGGCGCGCTGCTCGGCGCCGCGCCACCGCTGATCATCTACGCATTCCTGATGGACTACTACATTGCCGGCCTGACCGCCGGTGCGACAAAGGGTTGA
- a CDS encoding hydroxyacid dehydrogenase, giving the protein MATNKKKIFVTQTLSQGARALLTQRDDIELVEFSNLISAKDFEALLKSHAPVHGVALGATAFGETELEASGDMKVVTRIGVGYDAVDVPALSRRKVPLMVAGSANSPSVAEAALFMMLTLAKRAQEMHACVKDGKWADRLGMLPFDLYGKTVLIVGFGRIGSRTAKRCLAMEMNVQVYDPYKGAAEIKAAGCEPVADLDAALPHADFVTIHCPKTPETTGLFDAARIGRMKPRSYLINTARGGIVKEAALYDALTSGKIAGAGIDVFEVEPPPLSNALFALPNVIMAPHVAGVTVEAVQRMSEQTARNILSALDGDPIRQNVINQDVLG; this is encoded by the coding sequence ATGGCGACCAACAAGAAGAAGATTTTCGTTACACAAACTTTGTCGCAAGGGGCACGCGCCCTCCTCACCCAGCGGGACGATATCGAGCTCGTCGAGTTTTCGAACCTGATCTCGGCGAAGGACTTCGAAGCCTTGCTCAAGAGCCATGCGCCGGTCCACGGCGTCGCGCTCGGTGCCACTGCCTTCGGCGAGACCGAGCTGGAGGCGTCCGGCGACATGAAGGTGGTGACCCGCATCGGCGTCGGCTACGACGCCGTCGACGTGCCCGCCCTCTCCCGCCGCAAGGTGCCGTTGATGGTCGCGGGCAGCGCGAACTCGCCCTCGGTCGCGGAAGCGGCGCTGTTCATGATGCTGACGCTGGCCAAGCGCGCGCAGGAGATGCACGCCTGCGTCAAGGACGGCAAATGGGCCGACCGGCTCGGCATGCTGCCGTTCGATCTCTACGGCAAGACCGTGCTGATCGTCGGCTTCGGCCGGATCGGCAGTCGCACCGCCAAGCGCTGCCTGGCGATGGAAATGAACGTGCAGGTCTACGATCCCTACAAGGGAGCCGCCGAGATCAAGGCCGCGGGCTGCGAGCCCGTCGCCGATCTCGATGCCGCGCTGCCCCATGCCGATTTCGTCACCATCCACTGCCCGAAGACGCCCGAAACCACCGGCCTGTTCGATGCGGCGCGGATCGGCCGGATGAAGCCGAGATCCTATCTCATCAACACCGCGCGCGGCGGAATCGTGAAAGAGGCCGCGCTCTATGACGCGCTCACTTCCGGAAAGATCGCCGGGGCCGGCATCGACGTGTTCGAGGTGGAGCCGCCGCCGCTCAGCAACGCATTGTTCGCGCTGCCCAACGTCATCATGGCTCCGCATGTGGCCGGCGTCACCGTCGAGGCCGTTCAGCGCATGAGCGAGCAGACCGCGCGCAACATCCTGAGTGCGCTGGACGGCGATCCCATCCGGCAGAACGTCATCAATCAGGACGTGCTGGGCTGA
- a CDS encoding alpha/beta fold hydrolase, with protein sequence MVEKTGKQPRGPGHAPDDPLLWPFAAAQLAMDACFWWLERGAAEQGESSLPWTTPSTVALELVTMRLRDFTQTRSGQPALVCAPYALHRALIADFAPGHSVVQSLQNGGIDRVYLTDWQSATPEMRYLSIDSYLTDLNVAIDEIGAPVDLVGLCQGGWLSLLYAARFPAKVRRLVLVGAPVDLSIDSALSRLARNAPELVYDQLVARGGGNVSGEEMLRFWSKSPDSDGIEVALQRRLSDEEGASLLARFDRWNTETLDLPGTYYLQIVNWIFRENRIAGGQFVALGRPVDLKDVKAPVFLLAGLDDDVVPAVQALATAGLVGTPPAFIAAASEPSNHLGLFMGARTHVHAWPRIAEWLRNDLSGVLARSA encoded by the coding sequence ATGGTGGAGAAGACCGGCAAACAGCCACGCGGACCAGGGCATGCGCCGGATGATCCGTTGCTGTGGCCGTTTGCGGCGGCGCAGCTCGCCATGGACGCCTGTTTCTGGTGGCTGGAGCGCGGAGCTGCGGAGCAGGGCGAGAGCAGCCTGCCATGGACGACGCCCAGCACGGTTGCGCTGGAGCTTGTGACGATGCGCCTGCGCGATTTCACGCAGACGCGGTCCGGCCAGCCGGCGCTGGTCTGCGCGCCCTATGCGCTGCATCGGGCCCTGATCGCCGACTTTGCGCCCGGCCACAGCGTGGTGCAGTCGCTGCAAAACGGCGGCATCGACCGCGTCTACCTCACCGACTGGCAGTCAGCCACGCCGGAGATGCGCTATCTCTCGATCGACAGCTATCTTACCGATCTCAACGTCGCCATCGACGAGATCGGCGCGCCGGTTGATCTCGTCGGGCTGTGCCAGGGCGGCTGGCTGTCGCTGCTCTATGCGGCACGCTTTCCGGCCAAGGTGCGGCGGCTGGTCCTGGTCGGCGCTCCCGTCGATCTGTCGATCGACTCGGCGCTGTCGCGGCTCGCCCGCAACGCGCCCGAGCTGGTTTACGACCAGCTCGTCGCACGCGGCGGCGGCAATGTCAGCGGCGAGGAGATGCTGCGCTTCTGGTCCAAATCACCTGACAGCGACGGTATCGAAGTGGCGTTGCAGAGGAGGCTTTCGGACGAGGAAGGCGCGAGCCTGCTCGCGCGCTTCGATCGCTGGAACACCGAGACGCTCGATTTGCCGGGGACCTACTATCTTCAGATCGTCAACTGGATTTTCCGGGAGAACCGGATTGCCGGCGGCCAATTCGTTGCGCTCGGCCGCCCGGTTGACCTGAAGGACGTCAAGGCGCCGGTTTTCCTGCTGGCCGGGCTGGACGACGATGTCGTTCCGGCTGTGCAGGCGCTCGCCACCGCGGGTCTCGTCGGCACGCCGCCGGCGTTCATTGCGGCAGCCTCCGAGCCGAGCAATCATCTCGGCCTGTTCATGGGGGCGCGGACCCACGTCCATGCTTGGCCCCGGATCGCCGAGTGGCTGCGCAACGATCTGTCCGGCGTCTTGGCCCGCAGCGCCTGA
- a CDS encoding response regulator → MADGLSVFLVEDEALIRMMIADMVEELGHHVVAEADNVRDASAFAMTAQYDLAILDINLMGVYVDPVADLIERRGKPFLFATGYGPELLPSLLRRRPILRKPIAMDQLKAMIDSMFPEATKKTPH, encoded by the coding sequence ATGGCGGACGGACTCTCCGTTTTCCTGGTCGAAGACGAGGCGTTGATCCGGATGATGATCGCGGACATGGTGGAGGAACTCGGCCACCACGTCGTCGCGGAAGCGGACAATGTCCGCGACGCCAGCGCGTTTGCCATGACCGCGCAATACGATCTGGCCATCCTCGACATCAATCTCATGGGCGTTTACGTCGATCCCGTCGCCGACCTGATCGAGCGCCGTGGAAAACCGTTCCTGTTCGCGACGGGCTACGGGCCGGAGCTGCTGCCGTCCTTGCTCCGGCGCAGGCCGATCCTGCGCAAGCCGATCGCAATGGATCAGCTCAAGGCGATGATCGATTCGATGTTTCCGGAAGCCACAAAGAAGACGCCGCACTGA
- a CDS encoding carbohydrate ABC transporter permease, with translation MADVVVERARVARGAGARRGSSLRNALGRKSTVAFFLTLPLILLIALLVLYPAFYSVHLATLNKSMTKFVGFGNFTFLFKRETFWMVVEQSCIFAITAVIFKALIGFIVAHFVHNIPAKGQRKWRGMLLVPWVIPPAMSTLAWLWLFDPSYSAFNYTLSFFGVGPIPWLGDTFWARFSVILVNVWYGAPFFMIMYLAALKSVPDQLYEAAAIDGANWWQRIWYVTLPMMRNIIAITTLFSLIVTFANFDIVRILTSGGPLDTTHLFATWAFQVGIQSNDIPLGACVSLFMVPILAVAAIFILRDVSKRGNEA, from the coding sequence ATGGCCGATGTCGTAGTTGAGCGAGCTCGCGTTGCCCGTGGGGCGGGCGCCCGCAGGGGATCGAGCCTGCGCAATGCGCTCGGGCGAAAATCGACGGTTGCGTTCTTCCTGACGCTGCCGCTGATCCTCCTGATCGCGCTGCTGGTGCTCTACCCCGCCTTCTACTCCGTTCATCTGGCGACGCTGAACAAGTCGATGACGAAATTCGTCGGCTTCGGCAACTTCACCTTCCTGTTCAAGCGCGAGACGTTCTGGATGGTGGTGGAGCAGTCCTGCATCTTCGCGATCACGGCCGTGATCTTCAAGGCGCTGATCGGCTTCATCGTCGCGCATTTCGTCCACAACATTCCCGCCAAGGGCCAGCGCAAATGGCGCGGCATGCTGCTGGTGCCCTGGGTGATCCCGCCGGCGATGAGCACACTGGCCTGGCTGTGGCTGTTCGACCCTTCCTACAGCGCCTTCAACTATACGCTGTCCTTCTTCGGCGTCGGCCCCATCCCCTGGCTCGGCGACACTTTCTGGGCACGATTCTCCGTCATCCTCGTCAACGTCTGGTACGGCGCGCCGTTCTTCATGATCATGTATCTGGCCGCGCTGAAATCCGTCCCCGATCAGCTCTATGAGGCCGCGGCGATCGACGGCGCCAATTGGTGGCAGCGGATCTGGTACGTCACCTTGCCTATGATGCGTAACATCATCGCAATCACCACCCTGTTCTCGCTGATTGTCACCTTCGCCAATTTCGACATCGTGCGCATCCTGACCTCAGGCGGTCCGCTGGATACCACGCATCTGTTCGCCACCTGGGCGTTCCAGGTCGGCATCCAGAGCAACGATATTCCGCTCGGCGCGTGCGTCTCGCTGTTCATGGTGCCGATCCTTGCCGTCGCAGCGATCTTCATCCTGCGCGATGTCTCCAAACGCGGGAACGAAGCCTGA
- a CDS encoding ABC transporter substrate-binding protein, translating into MSRKTLTRRQFVAATAMSSAALITAPYVRGAYAAGKLSIGFWDHWVPGANKASTDLVNEWAAKEKVEVSIDYITSNNKKIELTAAAEAQAKSGHDILQMPSWWPQAYAENLEPLNDVMEPLLKQNGEVNGTVKYLGQSGGKWLAVPATPGSQIKGPCSRIDLMKQHAGIDVQEMYPAGGPPKVENWTMETFLKAAEACHKAGFAFGIGLGETTDSVDTAGAIFQSFGAELVNAKGDVTVKTDQVRQAMEFYKKLIAFLPPDAPSWDDASNNKWLISGRGAMILNPPSAWAVAKRDAPQVAEQCWTHGFPSGPKGRFAPYLPYFWGVWSFGKNKEAAKSLLVHLSAPSSIEKFVAVSGGYDLPAYANMTKFKTWAEEGPPKGTLFHYPDPYKHQTLSIAASPAPPKVAQQIYFQATLTKMALRYARGETMEQALAWAEGECEGFMRS; encoded by the coding sequence ATGTCACGCAAGACACTGACGCGACGTCAATTTGTGGCTGCCACTGCAATGTCCTCCGCGGCGCTGATCACGGCGCCCTATGTCCGGGGCGCTTACGCCGCCGGCAAGCTCTCAATCGGCTTCTGGGACCATTGGGTGCCGGGCGCCAACAAGGCCTCGACCGATCTCGTCAACGAATGGGCCGCGAAGGAGAAGGTGGAAGTCTCCATCGACTACATCACCAGCAACAACAAGAAGATCGAGCTGACCGCCGCGGCCGAAGCCCAGGCCAAGTCGGGTCACGACATTCTGCAGATGCCGAGCTGGTGGCCGCAGGCCTATGCCGAGAATCTCGAGCCGCTCAATGACGTCATGGAGCCGCTCCTCAAGCAGAATGGCGAGGTCAACGGCACCGTCAAATATCTTGGGCAGTCGGGCGGCAAATGGCTCGCGGTGCCCGCGACCCCCGGCAGCCAGATCAAGGGCCCCTGCTCCCGCATCGATCTGATGAAGCAGCACGCCGGCATCGACGTGCAGGAGATGTACCCGGCCGGCGGCCCGCCCAAGGTCGAAAACTGGACCATGGAGACCTTCCTGAAGGCGGCCGAGGCTTGCCACAAGGCGGGCTTCGCATTCGGCATCGGCCTCGGCGAGACCACCGACAGCGTGGATACCGCCGGCGCAATTTTCCAGTCGTTCGGCGCCGAACTCGTCAACGCCAAGGGCGATGTCACGGTGAAGACCGATCAGGTTCGCCAGGCGATGGAGTTCTACAAGAAGCTGATCGCCTTCCTGCCGCCGGATGCACCGTCCTGGGATGACGCCTCGAACAACAAATGGCTGATCTCGGGCCGCGGCGCGATGATCCTGAATCCGCCGAGCGCCTGGGCCGTTGCCAAGCGCGATGCGCCACAGGTCGCCGAACAGTGCTGGACGCACGGTTTCCCGTCCGGTCCGAAGGGCCGGTTTGCGCCGTACCTGCCTTACTTCTGGGGCGTCTGGAGCTTCGGCAAGAACAAGGAGGCGGCCAAGAGCCTGCTCGTTCACCTGTCCGCGCCATCGTCGATCGAGAAGTTCGTCGCAGTGAGCGGCGGCTATGACCTGCCGGCTTACGCGAACATGACCAAGTTCAAGACCTGGGCGGAAGAAGGGCCGCCGAAGGGAACGCTCTTTCACTATCCGGACCCGTACAAGCATCAGACGCTGTCGATCGCGGCGTCGCCGGCGCCACCCAAGGTCGCACAGCAGATCTACTTCCAGGCGACGCTGACCAAGATGGCGCTGCGTTATGCGCGCGGCGAGACGATGGAGCAGGCGCTCGCCTGGGCCGAGGGCGAGTGCGAAGGCTTCATGCGGAGCTAG
- the pncA gene encoding bifunctional nicotinamidase/pyrazinamidase has translation MRPCMKISDRDVLLAIDVQNDFCTGGALAVPGGEKVVPAINRVAQKFANVVLTQDWHPRDHVSFATNHAGKQPFETIELDYGTQVLWPSHCVQGAAGAEFHRELDVVRASLVVRKGFRRGIDSYSALFENDHKTPTGLLGYLRERKLKTVFVAGLALDFCVRFSAEDARQAGFEVAVVEDACRGIDLDGSVAATHRSFRDRGISVVSLEAFL, from the coding sequence ATGAGGCCTTGCATGAAGATCTCCGACCGTGACGTGCTGCTGGCGATTGACGTGCAGAACGACTTCTGCACCGGCGGAGCGCTCGCCGTTCCCGGCGGTGAAAAGGTCGTCCCCGCGATCAACCGAGTCGCCCAAAAATTCGCCAATGTGGTGCTGACCCAGGACTGGCATCCGCGTGATCACGTGTCATTCGCGACGAACCATGCCGGCAAGCAGCCGTTCGAGACCATCGAGCTCGACTACGGCACCCAGGTGCTCTGGCCCTCTCATTGCGTGCAGGGGGCGGCGGGGGCTGAATTCCACCGCGAGCTCGACGTTGTCAGGGCGAGCCTGGTGGTGCGCAAGGGCTTCCGCCGCGGCATCGATTCGTACTCGGCGCTGTTCGAGAACGACCATAAGACGCCGACCGGACTGCTCGGTTATTTGCGCGAGCGCAAGCTGAAGACCGTCTTCGTCGCTGGTCTCGCGCTGGACTTCTGTGTTCGCTTCTCGGCGGAGGATGCCCGCCAGGCAGGTTTCGAGGTCGCCGTCGTCGAGGATGCCTGTCGCGGCATCGATCTCGACGGCTCCGTGGCCGCGACCCATCGGAGTTTTAGGGATCGCGGCATCTCGGTCGTGAGCCTCGAGGCGTTCCTGTGA
- a CDS encoding Spy/CpxP family protein refolding chaperone — translation MIKPALPARLHLRRWFALGSVLALLLGAAAVANAQGLVKGVQEGAAAGNKAAGPVGGVLGGAIGGVVGVFTGVLGVGNNGNQAPPPKDASKDASKDSKQPGKDKDAKTAKAGKGAKASKEAKNAAPNGTDNKDNKDVTVLTQSGAPQQTAEQIVANSDSYIERIKTELNLTPDQEKHWYGFSSAMHYLGHNGAERLNLRVARAKRDPPDDIIEQMRNEAQFLIDRAADQRNVADAAEPLYSSLDDKQKQVFIQEMVRLSHERGLD, via the coding sequence ATGATCAAACCGGCGCTGCCAGCGCGGCTTCACCTGCGACGATGGTTTGCGCTGGGGTCCGTGCTCGCGCTGCTGCTCGGCGCAGCCGCGGTGGCGAATGCTCAAGGTCTGGTCAAAGGCGTTCAGGAGGGAGCCGCCGCCGGAAACAAGGCGGCAGGTCCGGTCGGCGGGGTGCTCGGCGGCGCCATCGGCGGCGTGGTGGGCGTCTTCACCGGCGTGCTCGGCGTCGGCAACAATGGCAATCAGGCGCCGCCGCCCAAGGACGCCAGCAAGGACGCGAGCAAGGATTCCAAGCAGCCGGGCAAGGACAAGGATGCCAAGACCGCCAAGGCGGGCAAGGGCGCCAAAGCGAGCAAGGAGGCGAAGAACGCCGCGCCGAATGGCACGGACAACAAGGACAATAAGGATGTTACGGTTCTGACCCAGAGCGGCGCACCGCAGCAGACCGCGGAGCAGATCGTCGCCAACAGCGACTCCTACATCGAGCGGATCAAGACCGAACTGAACCTCACGCCTGATCAGGAGAAGCACTGGTACGGTTTCTCGAGCGCCATGCACTACCTGGGGCATAATGGTGCAGAGCGGCTCAACCTTCGGGTTGCCCGTGCCAAGCGCGATCCGCCAGACGACATCATCGAGCAGATGCGCAACGAGGCGCAGTTCCTGATCGACCGGGCCGCCGACCAGCGCAATGTCGCCGACGCCGCCGAGCCCCTCTATTCGAGCCTCGATGACAAGCAGAAGCAGGTCTTCATTCAGGAGATGGTGCGCCTGAGCCACGAGCGGGGACTGGATTGA